The Catenuloplanes niger genome includes a window with the following:
- a CDS encoding SigE family RNA polymerase sigma factor, producing MSDSTDADYLAYVHGRMAALRRWAYLLSGDTHQADDLVQETLTTVYSRWNRVSRADNIDGYVHRILVRTFLNERRRGWWKVRLFGETTPERQSGSVNVEERQVLRAALARITPSQQAVLVLRFLCDQSVADTAQVLGVSEGTVKSQTKHALTAMRRILGERMPSLTLEVSR from the coding sequence ATGAGCGACAGTACGGACGCCGATTACCTCGCGTACGTGCACGGACGGATGGCGGCGCTGCGCCGGTGGGCGTACCTGCTCAGCGGCGACACGCATCAGGCGGACGACCTGGTGCAGGAGACGCTGACCACCGTGTACTCGCGATGGAACCGGGTGTCGCGGGCGGACAACATCGACGGGTACGTGCACCGGATCCTGGTGCGCACGTTCCTCAACGAGCGCCGCCGCGGATGGTGGAAGGTGCGCCTGTTCGGCGAGACCACGCCCGAGCGGCAGTCGGGCTCCGTGAACGTGGAGGAGCGGCAGGTGCTGCGGGCCGCGCTGGCCCGGATCACCCCGAGCCAGCAGGCCGTGCTGGTGCTGCGGTTCCTCTGCGACCAGAGCGTGGCCGACACCGCGCAGGTCCTCGGCGTGTCCGAGGGCACCGTCAAGTCCCAGACCAAGCACGCCCTGACCGCCATGCGCAGGATCCTCGGCGAGCGGATGCCGAGCCTGACCCTGGAGGTATCGCGATGA
- a CDS encoding S8 family serine peptidase, which yields MISVRRGLVAAVVTLLAVGASAPATAAEPEGTVLGADGPQAIAGSYIVFLKDAAVAADAVPGTAAALAGRHGGTVVRTYQHAARGFEARLTERAARRLAADPVVASVTQNATVTGSDVQSPTPSWGLDRIDQRALPADDSFTYPGVAPAVTAYIIDGGINLTHTEFTGRVRSGWDFVENDAEANDCRGHGTHVAGTVGGTTYGVAKNVELVAVRVLDCAGSGSVASVIAGIDWATADHEAGTPAVANVSINAARRFPTEEAAVSRSIADGITYVISAGNDNGANACDRTPAGVPEAITVGATGPDDTRAPFSNVGTCVDLFAPGVDIRSANIGDDTATRLWSGTSMAAPHVTGAAALILADHPTYTPAQVADELLAEATPNVVGDAGTGSPNRLLYVDSTVPANDFSLAATPADGDVVAGGSATATITGTVTRGAAQQVTLSARGLPAGATATFAPATIGSGGTSELTVTTTARTAPGTYDVLVVGTGPSATRPVRFALTVTAAAGCVGASDRNVSTTSDHPVELPVTIAGCGVNAAANSTVEVHIDHTYVADLEVKLIAPSGNEYNLVSRTGDDARDIDYTFTHDLSAEPADGVWKLSVFDNAPSGIGETDSWVLNLAGEDLPAPACGGVSTTDYSFVDMETVRSPITVTDCARAPANSSYVEVRIRHPQERDLAVYLVAPDGERIDLQINRAYYSPNSFRTHITRVSGKPANGVWTLQVSDDIWGNEPGTLEGWRLTL from the coding sequence TTGATATCGGTACGAAGAGGCCTGGTCGCCGCGGTCGTCACGCTGCTGGCCGTCGGCGCGAGCGCACCCGCGACCGCCGCCGAACCGGAGGGCACGGTGCTCGGCGCCGACGGCCCGCAGGCGATCGCCGGCTCCTACATCGTCTTCCTGAAGGACGCCGCGGTGGCCGCGGACGCGGTCCCCGGCACCGCGGCCGCGCTGGCCGGGCGGCACGGCGGCACCGTCGTCCGGACGTACCAGCACGCGGCCCGGGGGTTCGAGGCGCGCCTGACCGAGCGTGCGGCGCGCCGGCTGGCCGCCGACCCGGTGGTCGCGTCCGTGACCCAGAACGCCACGGTGACCGGCTCGGACGTGCAGTCCCCCACGCCGTCCTGGGGCCTGGACCGGATCGACCAGCGCGCGCTGCCGGCCGATGACAGCTTCACCTACCCGGGCGTCGCGCCGGCGGTGACCGCGTACATCATCGACGGCGGCATCAACCTCACGCACACGGAGTTCACCGGCCGGGTCCGCTCCGGGTGGGACTTCGTCGAGAACGACGCTGAGGCGAACGACTGTCGCGGGCACGGCACACACGTCGCCGGCACGGTCGGCGGCACCACGTACGGCGTGGCAAAGAACGTCGAACTGGTCGCGGTGCGGGTGCTCGACTGTGCGGGCAGCGGCTCGGTCGCCTCGGTGATCGCGGGCATCGACTGGGCCACCGCGGACCACGAGGCGGGCACCCCGGCCGTGGCGAACGTGAGCATCAACGCGGCGCGCCGCTTCCCCACCGAGGAGGCCGCGGTCAGCCGGTCCATCGCGGACGGCATCACCTACGTGATCTCGGCCGGCAACGACAACGGCGCGAACGCCTGCGACCGGACGCCGGCCGGCGTGCCGGAGGCGATCACCGTGGGCGCCACCGGCCCGGACGACACCCGCGCGCCGTTCTCCAACGTCGGCACGTGCGTGGACCTGTTCGCGCCCGGCGTGGACATCCGCTCCGCCAACATCGGCGACGACACCGCGACCCGGCTGTGGAGCGGCACCTCGATGGCCGCGCCGCACGTCACCGGCGCGGCCGCGCTGATCCTGGCCGACCACCCGACGTACACGCCGGCCCAGGTCGCCGACGAACTGCTCGCCGAGGCCACGCCGAACGTGGTCGGCGACGCCGGCACCGGCTCACCGAACCGGCTGCTCTACGTCGACTCGACCGTGCCCGCGAACGACTTCTCGCTCGCGGCCACGCCCGCGGACGGCGACGTGGTCGCGGGCGGCAGCGCCACCGCCACGATCACCGGCACCGTCACCCGCGGCGCGGCACAGCAGGTCACGCTGAGCGCACGGGGACTGCCGGCCGGCGCGACCGCCACGTTCGCACCCGCGACGATCGGCTCCGGCGGCACCTCCGAGCTGACCGTCACCACCACCGCGCGGACCGCGCCCGGCACGTACGACGTGCTGGTCGTCGGCACCGGCCCGAGCGCGACCCGGCCGGTCCGGTTCGCACTGACCGTCACGGCCGCGGCCGGCTGCGTCGGCGCCAGCGACCGCAACGTCTCCACCACCAGCGACCACCCGGTCGAGCTGCCGGTCACGATCGCCGGCTGCGGTGTGAACGCGGCCGCGAACAGCACGGTCGAGGTGCACATCGACCACACCTACGTCGCCGACCTCGAGGTGAAGCTGATCGCGCCGAGCGGCAACGAGTACAACCTGGTCAGCCGCACCGGCGACGACGCGCGGGACATCGACTACACGTTCACCCACGACCTGTCCGCGGAGCCGGCCGACGGCGTGTGGAAGCTGTCCGTGTTCGACAACGCGCCGAGCGGCATCGGCGAGACCGACTCCTGGGTGCTGAACCTGGCCGGCGAGGACCTGCCGGCGCCGGCCTGCGGCGGCGTCTCCACCACGGACTACTCGTTCGTGGACATGGAGACGGTGCGGAGCCCGATCACGGTCACCGACTGCGCCCGGGCGCCCGCGAACAGCAGCTACGTCGAGGTGCGCATCCGGCACCCGCAGGAGCGCGACCTGGCCGTCTACCTGGTCGCGCCGGACGGCGAGCGGATCGACCTGCAGATCAACCGCGCGTACTACTCGCCGAACTCGTTCCGTACCCACATCACCCGCGTGTCCGGCAAGCCGGCGAACGGCGTGTGGACGCTGCAGGTGTCGGACGACATCTGGGGCAACGAGCCGGGCACGCTGGAGGGCTGGCGGCTCACCCTGTAA
- a CDS encoding GNAT family N-acetyltransferase — MPTELHPSYPVRTERLLLRPLRMADTDALVAYRSIPDLCRFVPFAPQSRADIEARIRGVFANHALTAEGQNLTLGMELAATGELIGDVILFYHSRLHAGGEVGWILNPAYGGHGYATEAARAMLRLGFEELGLRRIIARIDERNVASAQLARRLGMRQEARLVENEFFKGEWTTELDFAMLATEWFASHAGDRVTG, encoded by the coding sequence ATGCCAACCGAACTGCACCCCAGCTACCCGGTCCGCACCGAACGGCTGCTCCTCCGGCCGCTGCGCATGGCGGACACCGATGCGCTCGTCGCGTACCGCAGCATTCCCGACCTCTGCCGGTTCGTCCCGTTCGCACCGCAGAGCCGGGCGGACATCGAGGCCCGCATCAGGGGCGTCTTCGCGAACCACGCGCTGACCGCGGAGGGCCAGAACCTCACGCTCGGCATGGAGCTGGCCGCGACCGGCGAGCTGATCGGCGACGTGATCCTCTTCTATCACAGCCGGCTGCACGCGGGTGGCGAGGTGGGCTGGATCCTCAACCCGGCCTACGGCGGCCACGGGTACGCGACCGAGGCCGCCCGCGCGATGCTCCGGCTCGGCTTCGAGGAGCTCGGCCTGCGCCGGATCATCGCGCGGATCGACGAACGCAACGTCGCCTCCGCCCAGCTGGCGCGCCGCCTGGGCATGCGTCAGGAGGCGCGCCTGGTCGAGAACGAGTTCTTCAAGGGCGAGTGGACCACGGAGCTGGACTTCGCGATGCTCGCCACCGAATGGTTCGCCTCGCACGCCGGGGACCGCGTTACAGGGTGA
- a CDS encoding glycoside hydrolase family 43 protein: MRTRSRIAAVAAALLVLAGAPPAHAAHAAPAAVAAPAATEADAAPAADATSTEPADAAPATFTNPIKTRGPDPWLTYHDGYYYLATTTWNNTVTMRKARTLGGLRTAPDTLIFTLTRPNGAGTMWAPEFFLLNGPNGPRWYFYYTAGREPYNLGTQRIHVLESAGTDPMGPYAFKASMLDPAQDNTWELDPSILQLNGRLYLLGTFYNGSQPMFIRPLSNPWTAAGTRRILSTPTYPWETVGGAVNEGAEVLQRNGRTFIVYSASHCSTPDYKLGLLTWNGGDPLNSASWVKSPQPVFQRNNAAGVYGPGHNGFFTSPDGTEDWIVYHANSSASGGCDMNRSTRAQRFTWNADGTPNFGTPVGAGVALAGPSGEPAS; the protein is encoded by the coding sequence ATGCGCACACGTTCGCGAATCGCCGCCGTGGCCGCCGCCCTGCTGGTCCTCGCCGGAGCACCACCGGCCCACGCCGCCCACGCCGCCCCCGCGGCCGTCGCCGCCCCTGCGGCCACCGAGGCCGACGCCGCCCCCGCGGCCGACGCCACGTCGACGGAGCCGGCCGACGCCGCCCCCGCCACGTTCACCAACCCGATCAAGACCCGCGGCCCCGACCCGTGGCTCACCTACCACGACGGGTACTACTACCTGGCCACCACGACGTGGAACAACACCGTCACGATGCGGAAGGCGCGCACGCTCGGCGGCCTGCGGACCGCGCCGGACACGCTGATCTTCACGCTGACCCGGCCGAACGGCGCCGGCACCATGTGGGCCCCGGAGTTCTTCCTGCTCAACGGCCCGAACGGCCCGCGGTGGTACTTCTACTACACGGCCGGCCGCGAGCCGTACAACCTCGGCACGCAGCGCATCCACGTGCTGGAGAGCGCCGGCACCGACCCGATGGGGCCGTACGCGTTCAAGGCCTCGATGCTCGACCCGGCCCAGGACAACACCTGGGAGCTGGACCCGAGCATCCTGCAGCTGAACGGCCGGCTCTACCTGCTCGGCACGTTCTACAACGGGTCGCAGCCGATGTTCATCCGCCCGCTGTCCAACCCGTGGACCGCCGCCGGCACGCGCCGGATCCTCAGCACGCCCACCTACCCGTGGGAGACGGTCGGCGGTGCGGTCAACGAGGGTGCGGAGGTGCTGCAGCGCAACGGCAGGACGTTCATCGTCTATTCGGCCAGCCACTGTTCCACGCCGGACTACAAGCTCGGCCTGCTCACCTGGAACGGTGGCGACCCGCTCAACTCCGCGTCCTGGGTCAAGTCGCCGCAGCCGGTGTTCCAGCGCAACAACGCGGCCGGCGTCTACGGCCCGGGCCACAACGGCTTCTTCACCAGCCCGGACGGTACCGAGGACTGGATCGTCTACCACGCGAACAGCTCCGCCTCCGGTGGTTGCGACATGAACCGCTCCACGCGCGCGCAGCGGTTCACCTGGAACGCGGACGGCACGCCGAACTTCGGCACCCCGGTCGGCGCCGGCGTCGCACTGGCGGGCCCGTCCGGCGAGCCCGCGTCGTAG
- a CDS encoding RidA family protein, producing MAERRTIVSGSTFEEQIGYARAVVDGDHVHVSGTTGFDYATMTIADDVVDQAEQCLRNITAALTEAGCTAADVVRVRYYFPDRADFEPCWPSFRRYFAGARPAATMLVCGLADPRMKLEIEVDARRPG from the coding sequence ATGGCAGAGCGACGCACCATCGTCAGCGGCTCCACGTTCGAGGAGCAGATCGGCTACGCCCGCGCCGTCGTGGACGGCGACCACGTCCACGTCTCCGGCACCACCGGCTTCGACTACGCCACGATGACGATCGCCGACGACGTGGTCGACCAGGCCGAACAGTGCCTCCGCAACATCACCGCCGCGCTGACCGAGGCCGGCTGCACCGCCGCCGACGTGGTCCGCGTGCGCTACTACTTCCCCGACCGCGCCGACTTCGAGCCCTGCTGGCCCAGCTTCCGCCGCTACTTCGCCGGCGCCCGCCCGGCCGCCACCATGCTGGTCTGCGGGCTGGCCGACCCGCGCATGAAACTGGAGATCGAGGTGGACGCCCGCCGGCCCGGTTGA